A region from the Sebastes umbrosus isolate fSebUmb1 chromosome 18, fSebUmb1.pri, whole genome shotgun sequence genome encodes:
- the LOC119477598 gene encoding transcription factor 23-like yields the protein MAVNPLEGLMSVAAKHQLVSSSTAEPPRQQPRAAGSPASLHGHGQGTRRKWVQSVCGSRSNSGSGCESAEPCRTLRGQHSPENAARERSRVRNLRQAFHSLQAALPSVPPDTKLSKLDVLVLATNYIAYLTETLDQGGTLAEHTLPPRPGGYLHPVKKWPMRSLLYCGGVEGLLSGVPANQMPPPGRDGTHPLTSTLEADKE from the exons ATGGCGGTGAATCCTCTGGAAGGTCTCATGTCGGTTGCAGCGAAGCACCAGCTGGTCTCCAGCTCCACGGCCGAGCCGCCGAGGCAGCAGCCCCGAGCGGCCGGCAGCCCGGCATCCCTGCACGGACACGGGCAGGGCACACGCAGGAAGTGG GTGCAGTCTGTGTGTGGGTCCAGGTCTAACTCTGGTTCTGGTTGTGAGTCTGCGGAGCCGTGCAGGACGCTGAGGGGTCAGCACTCCCCAGAAAACGCAGCGCGAGAGAGGAGCCGCGTACGCAACCTACGACAGGCCTTCCACAGCCTGCAG GCTGCTCTGCCCTCAGTCCCACCAGACACCAAGCTGTCCAAGCTGGATGTCCTGGTTCTGGCTACTAACTACATAGCTTACCTGACAGAGACGCTGGACCAGGGAGGGACGCTGGCTGAGCACACGCTGCCCCCCAGGCCGGGTGGATACCTGCATCCTGTTAAG aaGTGGCCCATGCGTTCTCTGCTCTACTGTGGCGGTGTGGAAGGGCTGCTGTCAGGAGTCCcagccaatcagatgcctccacCTGGACGGGACGGGACACACCCACTGACCTCCACCTTAGAAGCAGACAAAGAGTGA